One genomic segment of Salmo trutta chromosome 8, fSalTru1.1, whole genome shotgun sequence includes these proteins:
- the LOC115198462 gene encoding natural killer cell receptor 2B4-like isoform X3, with translation MFGCPFSSFTKQGILLIVLSNLHYGVGVSSYLSFHKTVGDSVEIPAGLEGQNVTIMQWKYRGKDIAEFNSKVVYSPGSQFEGRLELNVINFSLTIRKLTLQDSGQFLVTAETDNQIPTKAVTLQVHEPILKMEIQTDIKLLANHSCTVRLVCNVSRYPNITYTWERDNEIYGDAQQIHFSLSPAEGDISVKCNASNLVSWKTASTTVKCSNDTTTTGLAWNSIYLGVSVGGAVVLILTVAVAVCCCRGRSNTEDLTDNTIYADVMDNTRMKHTISKSQPQTLYDKITFGRREAHPSPFQEVL, from the exons ATGTTTGGTTGTCCCttctcctccttcaccaaacaagGAATACTACTTATCGTACTCTCCAACCTCCACTATG GTGTGGGTGTTTCTTCATACCTGTCGTTCCACAAGACAGTAGGGGACTCCGTGGAGATCCCTGCAGGCTTAGAGGGGCAAAATGTCACCATAATGCAGTGGAAGTATAGAGGAAAGGATATTGCAGAATTCAACTCAAAAGTTGTATATTCACCTGGATCCCAGTTTGAGGGGAGACTAGAGTTGAATGTCATTAACTTCAGTTTAACAATTAGGAAACTGACTCTGCAAGACTCAGGGCAATTTCTAGTTACTGCTGAAACAGACAATCAGATTCCCACTAAGGCTGTCACTCTGCAGGTTCACG agcctaTATTGAAGATGGAGATCCAGACAGACATCAAGCTATTGGCCAACCACTCCTGTACGGTGCGGCTGGTGTGCAACGTGTCCCGCTACCCCAACATTACCTACACCtgggagagagacaatgagatcTACGGGGACGCCCAGCAGattcacttctctctctcaccagcaGAGGGAGACATCAGTGTAAAGTGCAACGCCTCcaacctagtcagttggaaaactGCCTCTACGACAGTAAAGTGTAGTAATGACACAACCACCACAG GACTGGCATGGAATTCCATTTACCTCGGAGTATCAGTAGGAGGCGCTGTGGTGCTGATCCTCACTGTAGCTGTGGCAGTGTGCTGCTGCAGGGGCCGAAGCAACACAG AAGATCTAACTGACAACACAATATATGCTGATGTTATGGACAACACAAGAATGAAACAT ACAATATCAAAGAGTCAG CCGCAGACTCTGTATGACAAGATCACGTTTGGACGCCGGGAAGCCCACCCTTCTCCTTTCCAGGAAGTACTGTGA
- the LOC115198462 gene encoding natural killer cell receptor 2B4-like isoform X2: MFGCPFSSFTKQGILLILLSNLHYGVGVSSYLSFHKTVGDSVEIPAGLEGQNVTIMQWKYRGKDIAEFNSKVVYSPGSQFEGRLELNVINFSLTIRKLTLQDSGQFLVTAETDNQIPTKAVTLQVHEPILKMEIQTDIKLLANHSCTVRLVCNVSRYPNITYTWERDNEIYGDAQQIHFSLSPAEGDISVKCNASNLVSWKTASTTVKCSNDTTTTGLAWNSIYLGVSVGGAVVLILTVAVAVCCCRGRSNTEDLTDNTIYADVMDNTRMKHTISKSQVNPISIYETVNDLVIPRLDKPQTLYDKITFGRREAHPSPFQEVL, from the exons ATGTTTGGTTGTCCCTTCTCCTCCTTTACCAAACAAGGAATACTACTTATCCTACTCTCCAACCTCCACTATG GTGTGGGTGTTTCTTCATACCTGTCGTTCCACAAGACAGTAGGGGACTCCGTGGAGATCCCTGCAGGCTTAGAGGGGCAAAATGTCACCATAATGCAGTGGAAGTATAGAGGAAAGGATATTGCAGAATTCAACTCAAAAGTTGTATATTCACCTGGATCCCAGTTTGAGGGGAGACTAGAGTTGAATGTCATTAACTTCAGTTTAACAATTAGGAAACTGACTCTGCAAGACTCAGGGCAATTTCTAGTTACTGCTGAAACAGACAATCAGATTCCCACTAAGGCTGTCACTCTGCAGGTTCACG agcctaTATTGAAGATGGAGATCCAGACAGACATCAAGCTATTGGCCAACCACTCCTGTACGGTGCGGCTGGTGTGCAACGTGTCCCGCTACCCCAACATTACCTACACCtgggagagagacaatgagatcTACGGGGACGCCCAGCAGattcacttctctctctcaccagcaGAGGGAGACATCAGTGTAAAGTGCAACGCCTCcaacctagtcagttggaaaactGCCTCTACGACAGTAAAGTGTAGTAATGACACAACCACCACAG GACTGGCATGGAATTCCATTTACCTCGGAGTATCAGTAGGAGGCGCTGTGGTGCTGATCCTCACTGTAGCTGTGGCAGTGTGCTGCTGCAGGGGCCGAAGCAACACAG AAGATCTAACTGACAACACAATATATGCTGATGTTATGGACAACACAAGAATGAAACAT ACAATATCAAAGAGTCAGGTAAACCCAATATCCATATATGAGACTGTCAATGATCTGGTTATCCCAAGATTGGACAAG CCGCAGACTCTGTATGACAAGATCACGTTTGGACGCCGGGAAGCCCACCCTTCTCCTTTCCAGGAAGTACTGTGA
- the LOC115198462 gene encoding natural killer cell receptor 2B4-like isoform X1 → MFGCPFSSFTKQGILLIVLSNLHYGVGVSSYLSFHKTVGDSVEIPAGLEGQNVTIMQWKYRGKDIAEFNSKVVYSPGSQFEGRLELNVINFSLTIRKLTLQDSGQFLVTAETDNQIPTKAVTLQVHEPILKMEIQTDIKLLANHSCTVRLVCNVSRYPNITYTWERDNEIYGDAQQIHFSLSPAEGDISVKCNASNLVSWKTASTTVKCSNDTTTTGLAWNSIYLGVSVGGAVVLILTVAVAVCCCRGRSNTEDLTDNTIYADVMDNTRMKHTISKSQVNPISIYETVNDLVIPRLDKPQTLYDKITFGRREAHPSPFQEVL, encoded by the exons ATGTTTGGTTGTCCCttctcctccttcaccaaacaagGAATACTACTTATCGTACTCTCCAACCTCCACTATG GTGTGGGTGTTTCTTCATACCTGTCGTTCCACAAGACAGTAGGGGACTCCGTGGAGATCCCTGCAGGCTTAGAGGGGCAAAATGTCACCATAATGCAGTGGAAGTATAGAGGAAAGGATATTGCAGAATTCAACTCAAAAGTTGTATATTCACCTGGATCCCAGTTTGAGGGGAGACTAGAGTTGAATGTCATTAACTTCAGTTTAACAATTAGGAAACTGACTCTGCAAGACTCAGGGCAATTTCTAGTTACTGCTGAAACAGACAATCAGATTCCCACTAAGGCTGTCACTCTGCAGGTTCACG agcctaTATTGAAGATGGAGATCCAGACAGACATCAAGCTATTGGCCAACCACTCCTGTACGGTGCGGCTGGTGTGCAACGTGTCCCGCTACCCCAACATTACCTACACCtgggagagagacaatgagatcTACGGGGACGCCCAGCAGattcacttctctctctcaccagcaGAGGGAGACATCAGTGTAAAGTGCAACGCCTCcaacctagtcagttggaaaactGCCTCTACGACAGTAAAGTGTAGTAATGACACAACCACCACAG GACTGGCATGGAATTCCATTTACCTCGGAGTATCAGTAGGAGGCGCTGTGGTGCTGATCCTCACTGTAGCTGTGGCAGTGTGCTGCTGCAGGGGCCGAAGCAACACAG AAGATCTAACTGACAACACAATATATGCTGATGTTATGGACAACACAAGAATGAAACAT ACAATATCAAAGAGTCAGGTAAACCCAATATCCATATATGAGACTGTCAATGATCTGGTTATCCCAAGATTGGACAAG CCGCAGACTCTGTATGACAAGATCACGTTTGGACGCCGGGAAGCCCACCCTTCTCCTTTCCAGGAAGTACTGTGA